In the Mauremys reevesii isolate NIE-2019 unplaced genomic scaffold, ASM1616193v1 Contig17, whole genome shotgun sequence genome, one interval contains:
- the LOC120393225 gene encoding tumor necrosis factor alpha-induced protein 2-like, translating to MNEIIQATSNHLSEFKTLHDPFYQGIMEKIHGHLVREYIVRLIKKEVSLKTPELQQSLSNLISAHASHLQSFCKEKGSKTTWLDSALPKLAEIIRLQDSDGIKIEVATLANTYPDISKKHVAATTNFAVWGTRVPNTAILYIKGNLLNSEVRSILSILDVSTKSTTSCESLFSAIKVS from the exons ATGAATGAAATCATTCAGGCCACCAGCAACCACCTTTCAGAATTCAAGACTCTCCACGACCCCTTTTATCAG ggcATTATGGAGAAGATTCATGGTCACTTGGTGAGAGAATACATTGTGAGGCTAATTAAGAAGGAAGTCAGTTTGAAAACCCCAGAACTACAGCAAAGCTTGTCAAATCTCATTTCAGCTCACGCCTCCCACTTGCAAAGCTTCTGCAAAGAGAAG GGGTCCAAGACCACGTGGTTGGATTCTGCACTCCCAAAACTGGCTGAAATAATCAGACTTCAGGATTCAGATGGCATTAAAATAGAAGTTGCTACGCTTGCTAATACATACCCAGATATCAG CAAAAAGCACGTTGCTGCT acaacgaactttgcCGTTTGGGGTACCAGAGTCCCCAACACTGCCATCTTGTACATCAAGGGAAACTTGCTGAACAGTGAAGTAAGAAGCATCCTGAGCATCCTGGATGTCAGCACAAAGTCCACCACTTCCTGTGAATCTCTGTTCTCAGCTATAAAGGTTTCCTAG